The following DNA comes from Hordeum vulgare subsp. vulgare chromosome 3H, MorexV3_pseudomolecules_assembly, whole genome shotgun sequence.
CTAGTTGGATATTAACGCTTCATCCACCATCTTGGCAAAAAGGATATATCAAGTGATCCTATGTTCTTAGCTAAAGAGCAAGCAACTACCATCAGTCCATCATCATTATGTGGTCTATCTGAAATTCTCGGAACAGGTGGACGCATGAAGGTGAGAAGTATGATTCGGCTAACTCTATGAGACTTACCAGGGAAGCATTGGCGATTCCGGAAATCACCAAGCAACATGCAATGATCCTGTCGGATCATTGATGGTAGTCGTCCGATGATGTGTTGGTTATAATAAATACAGACGCAACAGTGTTTGATTTTCAACAGAGAAGCGGAGCCGGTGGTGTGGCCCGCTCTCATTCTTCCTTATTGGGTGCATGGTGTAAGCCCCATCTGAGGGTTACTCGCCCAATGATCGTCGAAGCTCTAGACCTACCTGATGGAGCCATCTTTGCAAATCTTTGTGGATTCACTGGAGTGGTGATGGAGACGAACTGTTTGGAGATTGTAAATCTCTAGAACACTCGTCACAATGGTCACTCTGTTGTGGCATCTTTTTTTGTTGTGATTGAAGAGCTAGGTCAATCCTTTTCACCCTTTGTAATTCAACATATACTAAAAGCGGTCCAGCTCACTTATGTGACAAGCATGCTTGCACTGTGGCTGTCACAGAGAGCTGGCTCACTCAGACCCCAAGTTTCTTGGTTAGCAACATGTTGGCTGACTATCGAGCGAACACATTTTATGAATAAAGCTCTAAGTTACTACGGAAAAAAAATCGGGTGTGCCATCATTTTGGGCACATAGCCTAAGTATTGTACACCCGCTTTTTCTACAGTATTCACAACTTACTTGATTATGGACCTGTCTTTTTTTCTTAAAAAAGAACCTATTTTTTTCTAAATACTTTATTCTAAGAATATCATAGACGCAATATTTTAGGCAAGAAGTTCAAGCCCACAGTGTAGGCCAGCCCACGTATGTGCAAAGCGAGACAAAAAGACAGGGTCCATTCTAGCCTGGGCCAAATTACCCGACCAATTCGGCCATTCCAACTTGCCCTAGGACCAAGGCGAAGAAGTAGCGCACCACCCATGGCGACTCCCGGGAACGGCGAggacgcgccgccgccgccggtgagCGCGGCGGGGGCTGGAGGCAGCTTGATCGCGAAGCTGCGGGAGCAATGGAGGAGCACGAAAGAGCACGCGGAGACGTACCCGTACGTGTGGGGCTCCTACATCCTCGTCTACGGCGGTCTCGGCGCGTACATCACCTGGCGATGGTGCAAGCTCCGCCGCACCGAGGA
Coding sequences within:
- the LOC123444828 gene encoding uncharacterized protein LOC123444828, with the protein product MATPGNGEDAPPPPVSAAGAGGSLIAKLREQWRSTKEHAETYPYVWGSYILVYGGLGAYITWRWCKLRRTEDRVRALQARLRQLAAAEESQAASAATPPPPLQPPPPPPTGPGKPASAP